ttacatgttcaaaatgtcccTAGATGAGTTACAGCAAACAATCTGCAGACTACAGAAACACTTGTTGAGTAGCCTATTCACAGAGAACATATTGATACATGAAGGTGGATATTGTCAAGCAGAACGAGATATTAGAATTCATTAATCATTTCTATTAGTCAGGTATCCAATAATAAGTGTATTAGTTAATCAGGACAGGCCTGATAGCTAGCTCAGCAGGTGTACATTTGTAGGAGAAAGACATTTCTAAATGGTTAAAAAATCAACAAGGGAGTTTCCATCAAAGTGGGTTGAATGAAAATAAGGAGTTATTGCAGGCATACAGCAGCCTATAGGAGGGGAGAGGATGTCTGGATGAACCCACCACCTTAGCCGAGACTCAAGCCTCTTAGTCCTGATACATGGGTTCAGCAGAGCAACTAATCTCCAGCAACAAAACCAATGACATTGGTTTTTAAGAGTCAGGATGGCACTGAATCTAAGCATTATTAGTcaagttaaaacatttgtttaacaaaatgtcAGCATCAGATAATCTACAGACTGAGATTTGGCTTGCAAGAAACAGCAGTCATCATATTGAAATGCAAGACATGAGTCTGGCTCAGGGAAAGACAGATACTGGACATGGGGACGCCAAACGTTTTCCCAGCATAGTGTGTTTAATAAACTTTTCATAttcaaataactgtaaaaaaacacttctatATTGTACATTTTCCCTTGAATGCAAGTATGTCACTGTcaatttgttttgaatgaatATTAGTATAATTAGAAAAATCAAATGGAAGATATGTTCACCAAAAATGCTCAAAGTGCACTGCACCATCCCACAGTCTGTGACTCAATCAAACTGTGAAACACATGGCTCCCCAAAACACTTCATTCTAAATATGTATTCAATAAAAAACAGTGCTGCGGGGCtcagagatgatgatgatgatgatgatgatgatgatgatgatgatgatgatgatgatgatgatgatgcaacGACTCAGTGTTTCATGCACAGACACAGCGCTGGCTTTACCTTTCCTCACCCTTCAAGTACTCGGCTTCTTGGTGATTCTGTCACGGTGATTTAATTTGGTGGGGGTTGGTTAACTCCCTGGTATTAGCACTAATCTACATGTGTGCACGTGTTACAACCACTGGTGTTCCCCAGAGATCAGTGAGTCATTATACAGCTGGCAAAGAAACCTATTATTTGAGGCCAAATTGAGGGAATTGTGGAGCACAACTGGACAATTACACACAACTCTTCTGGTCTCAAAAAATAGAAATCTACTGTAAAGAAATATTCCAAGCTGTAAGGCAAGTAATACGTGGTGAGATCCCAGAAGATCCAAGAATCCCCCGCTTGGAATGATACTATAAGGGGTAGAAGAAAGAAATCAACAGTCTTATTCAAAGGAGTTGTGTAATGAATTACATTGAACTGGCCAAAGCGCAACACCCCTAAATACACTTTATTGTtacaaaaagtcatttaaaaaagaaaatgggctCCAGTTACAACACTACTCATGTaataaaataagcttttttgCTTGTCTTATTATTCACTATCTGCTGTGTTtatcttatttgtttttgttttttattactttgCTTCAAGCTATACTCTCTGATTATTTTGAAGTATGGGATTATGATGATGAATAGGACGAATCGGATATGAATTCATGATAAGATCAAgatgataaaatatattttagtgtCATAATATGTGCCATACTGGAATGAtactgataaaataaaatggagtgcgaaatgttcattttctcaaaagcctAAAATCCATCTGCGATacataaaattattttaaaattttttttaacacagttcCTGGACCCATAACAGGAGAATATGGCTGTTTCTCCAGACTGTACCTAGAACTGAAAAGAGTCACTGCACTCAGTACGTGGTGCTCTAATAGACTTAACCTGCTGTATTCCAACTGAACATAGCAACCGCAGTCTACCTGTAAGCCATAGCttagttattttaaaaagcagctgatCGTTCACAGAGCAAGAGCACTGATCCTGTTTAGTGGTAACAACATAATGAGGGGTATTTTTAGAGGCTACTCTCAGACAAACAGTGAAAAGTGGCATTCAGTAAACACATCCACAACCGCAAGCTCCACAAGggaaataattgtgtttttgctgtatgATTTTCTGCTTTGTAAAAAGTGAGGTTCATGCCATTACACAGCAGTCTGatagtgtttctttttctgtatctgtgtgCTCTAGGCCAGCAGAGCCAGACACGACGACATGGCAAAAATCGGCAGTGAAATCTCCCTTTCAAGCAGGCAGTGGGTGCCCCCCAACAAGCCTGTCGATGAGCTTGCTGTCATTGAAAATAGGGACAGCAGGTCTGATATCACCTTGACATTCTTACACATCAGTGCCCCTTGCATTGTTGTCTAAGTACTTTAACCGTTCTgacagctaaagacacattttctgtACCTTTGACAAAACGTGTCACTTGTAAATTACATGATCATCAGCATATCACTGTACTTTGTTTTCTCCACCTGCTGTCTGGTAGGGCTCACTCTCTTTGTGAAGACAACTCCGAGAGAGCGATGTCTTCAGAGTCCCACAGAGACTCCGTTACAGGGGCTGGGGCAATGGCTAGGTACACTTCTGTTGTATTTTCAAGTTCTAAGTCAGTATAcgagtggtggaaagtaactaagttcATTTACTTAGTACTGTACTgtgcatttccattttattgtactttatacttctactcctctATATTTTAAAGCCAAATATAGTACTTCACTAGATTCATTTGACAGCTAGTTACtggtttcatttcaaattaagATTTGCATACAAAgataacacaaagacacatgatGAGCTTATAAAAATACAACCCAAAGACCAGTGGTTCTGGCTTTTAACCCCTTCTGTCTGAGGCCCCAAAAGCTGGATTTactccaaaatccaaaaatgaatacaaatacaGGAATTTTCCTATTTCCTTTCCCCTTAACTATCTCATGACAGGCTTGTGTCTTGTGAGCAATTAAGGCGCCCGACCCCCAGACTGAGAACCACTGGACTAAACTActtaaatgtatataaagtagAATAAACTCCTGTGAAGACCAGTCACAccagtaaaatgctgcttacataTCAATGCATCAGTATTACTAAtcttgtaatgtaatgtcaatatgtattattaatgGAGTTTTGTTGTACTATTgttctacttttacttaagtaggatATATGAtttgaatacttcctccaccactggtACTTATAGATTCTGTCACATTCCTAGACTAGATGGGTGTcactttgttctgttttcccTCCTGCTAACCTTCTAGGCTCTCTTACTTCTTCTTCATGCTGTGGAACTGGGTGTCTCACAGAGTGCACCCCGAAACAGAGAGGCATGACTCTTTCCTGGAGCGCTTCAGAGGCCCTGAACTCAAAGACCTCTCCAGTCGAGAGAGCACTGCCCAGTCTATGGGCCGCAACGACGTAAACCGGAAGAGAAAGTAAGTACTGGCCAGTGGCTTAAAGTTTCATTTGCAGGTCTCACATTGACAATTGAGACAAAAACTCACCACAGAGGACAAGTAATCTAGGAGTAGTCTCGCAtcaccagaccttcctccacagcgctggggaggagggtctggctgttCCACATAGCATTCCCTGATGGGAGaacaacatgctctggtttattggcatttctttaaaccaatcacagtcgtctaTGCTCCGGACACAAATACagcctctgcaaaataacctcgggaaggaacttgttttggtggaactaTAATTTGATTGTCGGTTCTAGCTTGGAGGACATTTTCCGAACTGACCGGAGTTTagaataccaacacaaagaaatgcgGAAGATGAGGGACATCAGGCGAAAACCTCCGGCACCGGTACTTCACCGTAAATGAAACGTCATCGATATAGACTAATCTATGAGTAACAATCATTCCTCAAATCTTTGATGAGTCCAACTCTTCTGAATGGAACTAGAAACCATGCTTAAGTCATAGTGAGTTCAGTATTTCTGGGTAGCTGTATTCCTTAAGGGCGCAACACCGAGCTGTTAAGGACACTGAGCACAGAGCTGCAGAGGTCTGTGGCCCCCCCACACAGATCAGCCTCACCAGCACTGTGAgatcaggaggaggaggatatggatgaaatcaaataaattagACCTCAACCACATTCTTTGGAAGTTTAAACGTAAAAGTTTTTGTGAGCTGAAATCCGAACATAACTCCTACCATAATATTCCTCGCTAGCTAACCACTAGCTGATGATCATGTTTGGTTTAGTGTTACTAGCAACCCTGAATCGAATTTAATTAGTAATCAAGATGCATTTAACAAGAGATAAAGGAATAATtaacacagggacacaggatAAGAACATGGTATTTTGCATTTAGCTGTGTTTGCAAAGACAAAGAGCTTTAATGTCTGAGACTGTGAGGGTTACCTGTACAAAAAAtctcttatttctttccaaAGTCTTGCTAGTAAGTGGCCGCTAGCTACTTACAACATGAACAACTGCAACAACACAGACGAGTAAGTGTGTGCATATCTTTGCCAGAAAATAGAGTGAATATAGAATagaaagtagatttttttttaaatagatcaTACTGGACATTAGCAGCATATTTTGTATCATGTAGCTGATGTGGTGTATTCTGCAGTAGCTTACAGTGCAGACGTTCTTGAAACATGTCTTCCGATTCCCCATTCCTTTATGGTGTCTCGTGCTGCATTAGATGAACAAACCCTCGGCCCTTTGCTTGTTCGAGGAATTTTTTGTTGCAAGTTATGATGTGGGTTGTTCCGATTTATCGTTGGAGGAATAATGAGACGTGAAATGTACAGACGAATTCTGATATTTAGCCAACAGCAGTTTGAAATGGTGAACTGAAAAGAAGACATGGAAACTTACCTGTATTATGATCCCATCTGCTGGACAAATGTATGACCTGCACCAGATCTTCCAACAAAGTCTTGAATCAAAAAGTGTAACGTCCACTAGACCCTGTCCCCTTCGTGTAGTCTGCTTGCCAGCCCTGTGACAGCCCCTCATAGACCACCTCTGTCCTTTTCCACCTCCATAAAAAAACGTAACTTGTGATCCATAGcaaaaaagaggacaaaaagGAGGAGAttaaaaaagatgagaaaaaagacgaggagaaaaaagatgagaaaaaagatGGGGacaagaaggaagaagagaagaaggacGAGAAGAAGGATGAgaaaaaagatgagaagaaaGATGAGAAGAAAGATGAGAAGAAAGACGATAAAAAGAAAGAGGCGCCACCGTAAGTAAACCATTAGATACAGCGTGTCTATTGAGACAGGGAAATgtgatgaaataaaacacatgtgTCTGTTTGATACCAACTGTATGTACAATTAATAAGATATTGTGACAACTTAAAGCCATGTTGAGTTGTTTTTAGGAAAGATGTCTGGATTATGGATCCAGCCACAGACTTGTACTACAGATGGCTGACCGTGATCGCAGGCCCAGTATTTTATAACCTGATAATGGTTGTAACAAGGTATTTCTTTACATTAAACATGCTTCAAAATGCAGTCTACGCTTAGTGGGCCAtgtatacaatttaaaatggatCCGCCTTGTCTTCTAGAGCCTGTTTTAATGAACTGCAGGACACATATACAAAACTCTGGATATTCTTGGACTACACCTCAGACTTCATCTACTATACAGATACTTTTGTCAGATCAAGAACAGGTGGGACATTTGTCCTCACAAATTTGTGTGTACTTTAGTTTTGGATTTGGTTACTAATTTTGTGTTTGTCCCTCAGGTTACCTAGAACAAGGCCTGCTGGTAAAGGATTCCAAGAAACTGAGAGATAAATATAGAACAACATCTCAGTTCAAATACGACATGATATCAATGATACCCACTGATCTGCTGTTTCTGAAATTCGGATTCAACAACCCTGAGTTCAGATTCAACCGCCTTTGCAAAATATCAAGGCTTTTTGAGTTCTTCGAGCGGACTGAAACCAGAACCAGCTTCCCAAACTTGTTTCGAATCAGCAACCTCGTACTTTACATCCTCATCATTATCCACTGGAATGCTTGCATGTTCTTTGCCATTTCAAAAACCATTGGATTTGGATCTGACACATGGGTGTATCCCAACATCAGCCACCCGGAGTACGGCCGCATGGCCAGAAAGTACATCTACTCCCTGTATTGGTCCACACTGACCCTCACCACCATCGGAGAGACCCCTGCACCAGTCAAGGATGTTGAATTCCTCTTTGTAATCGCCGACTTCCTTACTGGTGTGCTGATCTTTGCTAGTATCGTTGGTAACGTTGGTGCCATGATCTCCAACATGAATGCTTCTCGTGCTGAGTTCCAGGCAAAGATCGACTCCATAAAGCAGTACATGCAGTTCCGAAAGGTCACCAAAGACCTGGAGGCCAGGGTCATCAAGTGGTTTGACTACCTGTGGACTGAGAAGAAGACTTGCGATGAGAAGGAAGTTTTAAAGAACCTCCCAGACAAGCTAAAGGCTGAGATTGCCATCAATGTCCATTTGGATACGCTGAAAAAAGTACGTATCTTCCAGGATTGCGAAGCCGGTCTGCTGATTGAACTGGTGCTCAAGCTGCAGCCACAAGTGTTCAGTCCTGGAGATTACATCTGTAAGAAGGGAGATATTGGCAGAGAGATGTACATCATCAAAGAGGGGAAGCTAGCAGTGGTGGCAGATGATGGAGTCACTCAGTTCGTAGTCCTCAGCGATGGCGCATACTTTGGGGAAATCAGTATCTTGGGAATCAAGGGCAGTAAAGCAGGCAACAGAAGAACAGCCAACATCCGAAGCGTAGGATACTCTGATCTCTTTGCCTTGTCCAAAGACGACTTGATGGAGGCTCTCACGGAGTATCCTGATGCCAAAAAAGCTCTTGAGGAGAAGGGGAAAGCCATGTTGATGAAAGACAACATGATTGATGAGGCAGTGGCCAATGCCGGCGCTGACCCCAAAGACCTGGAGGAGAAGATTATAAAACTGCAAGACAACCTGGAACTCATGAAGACCAAGTTCGCCCAACTGATGGCGGAGTTCACCTCCAACCAGACGAGGATGAAGCAGAGGGTCACGGAGATGGAGAACAAAGTGAAATCCATACAACCTCAGGATCTGTCAGAAGTGGTGGCCGACAAAGATAAAAAAGTCCAGTAATGTGAGAGATACCTGAGGAATTTACAGGAAATGAAGggatttttcatttacaatagCTGAGTGACACTTTTTAAAGGACCATGTTTATATCCATTTGTACATCTGCTTATCATCACAATGTGTCAAATTGTGTACAGTGTATGCAGCAACtatttttgtgtgcatgctACAATTGACAATGTCATGGTGTCACAAAACACCTCGAGTATGTTGATCAGAAGCACTCGTGTATGCAAACAAAGGCTTTTCATAGCCTAAGGAATGTTTTTCAGTATTAACGTTTTCCCCAGGAAGTGTTAAGAACAACAAACTACAATTCTTACTCAATAATGAAACTGCAACATCCAGTTGATGCTGTGAATGTACAAAACAAACCCGAATGCTCTTCTGTTTAAAAGTTATCAGCATACACGATCAGTTGTAAATTAACAGTGttatatgtaaataaacattcaaTGTTAATATAACATATACTGTGTCTAGATCGTCCTTTTGTAGGCAAGAGAGAAGTAAGTCGAGTGATAATTGTCTATAACGACTATAGCCGCTTTAAAGGGCAACTTTTTCAACCTGGACacttatttaacatgtttttgagTCAGAATAACTGGCGTGaccaacaatctttgaaatttaaGAAAGAATGTTACAGTGTGTTGCTGCAAAACAAGTTCCAATGTACGTTCCAATTACGTCCACTAAAGGTgattgttttgccactgacatactccaattattattgttaatgtgCGACAACTTTATGGAAAGGATCCGTACggagatagacctttttgttaaagagtaaaatctatttggtttaacatgaaacagtcTGAAATATCCATCGCCAAAACCCACCAGATGGTGTTTAAATAGGAAGACATTTTATCATCAAAAAACTCACTTTATTCAAAGTCGAAAGAAACACTATCAAAAGcagtcttggttcatctttccactgttccaacaatcaccactccaatttgataaaaataaacctttaagTAACtaatttacatgtaaaaatatgctGGCTATATTAACAAAagaactgattatttacatggagtctggtgagtttggcgATGGAAATTCCGGAGCGGTTTCTGGTGTAAAAATGATCTgcctctttaacaaaaaggaatAGCTCTGTAGAGATTATTTCTATAATGTTGCCAGACACGGTCAGTCAGTGGcaaaaatattacttttaatgCACATTTTGCCCTATATGATTACATTGTAGCCCGGTCTGCAGCTGTAGGTTACTGGGTACCTCTATGCTGGTTTCAAAGATTTCGGTTCACATTGGTCAGTTAGACACCAATTactgggaaaatagggtccaggttgaaaaatactgaaattcCCCTTCACGTTACCTTTACCAGATGTTGGCAGTGTAACTTCCTTCAATGCATATTAATGACaacatttgttgattttttttttcaactttaatttcTTTGCATAATAGTTGCTTTACATAAGAGTTTCACATTATCTGCACATTCTTTATGTACCTGAGATATTTggccaaataaaacatttcatgtgACTCTTTTCCGTATATAGGCATTGCACGTTTGGCAACTGCACATTGAAATGTGCAACCAGGAACATCTAATAGCAAACAAACCAAGGGAAGAGGATGTGAAAGTCTGAACCGACCAGTCATCCTGAAACCCTGCAAGCCATCGAAACCACACAACAAACAATATTCATTTTATATGGAGTACAAGAGGCACAACACAGAAATACTTCAAAATAACCTTGAGGTTAGTGGCGAGTTTGCTTTCACACTGACAGGAAATAGTTTAAATATGAGCTTATGTGTGAGGCTATTTGGGTTAGCAGTAATATAAAATGCTTCAGCTTAATATACTACAATGCCAATCGTTACCAAGGAGCACCATAATGCTCAGTCCAGAAGAGAGCCTTAGAACTGAATACTGCTAAACCACAAAGAACTGAAAAGgaaatctaaataaatatacTGCTTGTGCTGGCGTTCACTAAAATCCTGTGTATAAGTGCACTTTCACAGTTTTACAAATCAAATATTGTTCATGGTTGCCCAGAAActcaaaaagaaatacattatgTAAGTGCCGTTTTAAACTCTTTGGGAAACCTACTGtactatacagtatgtgaaacaAACTATCGGAGGAAGTTAGGCCTCGGAGTGAAAGGCCCACAGCAGAGTATGACGGGTAGAGGGTGGTTAGGCACAGGGTTATTGCAGCATTTGGTTTTATGTCATTTCCCTCTTTCCCCTTTTGTGATactcccttttttttgttaaaactcAGTCCGAAAACCTTCTTTGTGGATCGATCACAGCATCCCAAATCCTTTGGCATAAGTGATGGCCTTGAGAAgtctttcttttagtttttccttGGAGGAGTATTCTGGGAGCAGCAGTGCATTAAAGCAGGTGTGAGAGGTTGGTAACCTGAAAGAAAGGATGAAAAGTAAGAgcattaaaaaatagaaaagacgGCCCAACTGAACCGCGGGGCGTGTGACGGGCGGGGCACCGGTGGAAGGACTAGAGCATCCAGtcaatttgttttaaaggagCACCCTGTGCAGACTCACATAGCTATACTATCAACTAACCAAAACTTTGAGCCGTGTTGGTAATATTTGGActaaatggataaaaaaaaacatgtaactaTGTAGACTACTTCATTTTGTGGTAGAAGCACAAATATCcaagaaaaatgaacaaaacaacaaaatctgcCAGTTGGACATGCAAGATGCTTCGCCTCTGAGGCGCTCCCGGAGTGGCGTGACGCATGGCGGCCGACGGTGCAGCCAGAATGTGGCGCATCCACGCCTGGTGGACTGGCAGGGGACTAATGGCAGGTCAGTTactgatacattttaaagtatgttggagaataaaatactaaaataaaatgttgtttaaatctGTCCTCTAAATGAACTAAATGGGGGTGCAGTTCACGCGATCATCTATCCTGTATGAAACATAACAGTCACTAAATCCTCCCTGGCTCTGGGGTACCTGTCCGTGTCCGAGCCATTCTTGGCGatgatcatttttaatttgccGAGCCCGCCAACTGGTGCTCTATCTGTGCCGGTGGTAAACTGAAGAAACAACCTCTTCTGCTCCTCTCCAAATGAGTGGATGGTTTCCCAGAAATCTCTGTGTGCAggaaataaaagacaacaattaACAACAATGATAAAACTcaatgtccatttgttttttcatgtgaCCTGCAGCTTATAACATGTtcctttaaattacaatttaaagctgcagttgGTCCTTTTTTATGAAGTTACATAGTTAGGTTATATATGGATTCTGTCATATTTACTGAAACTATCACTATATCCTGGCAGCAATACGTGagagattttctttaaaataaaaatgcatgttcATCTGCCTCCTCCTACCTCTTCTAATTGGCATTGGCAGTTCAGATCAGTTGAAGTAGGCAGCGCTGATCAAACCGGACCCCCATGTTGAAAGCAGTCAAGCCCCCGCCCTCCGACCAGagcaaacattttattttattttacagctaaaCAACACACGAtgtgtttctaaaaacattgGAGTAGAG
This sequence is a window from Etheostoma cragini isolate CJK2018 chromosome 9, CSU_Ecrag_1.0, whole genome shotgun sequence. Protein-coding genes within it:
- the cnga3a gene encoding cyclic nucleotide-gated cation channel alpha-3 isoform X5, with the translated sequence MAKIGSEISLSSRQWVPPNKPVDELAVIENRDSRAHSLCEDNSERAMSSESHRDSVTGAGAMARLSYFFFMLWNWVSHRVHPETERHDSFLERFRGPELKDLSSRESTAQSMGRNDVNRKRKKDVWIMDPATDLYYRWLTVIAGPVFYNLIMVVTRACFNELQDTYTKLWIFLDYTSDFIYYTDTFVRSRTGYLEQGLLVKDSKKLRDKYRTTSQFKYDMISMIPTDLLFLKFGFNNPEFRFNRLCKISRLFEFFERTETRTSFPNLFRISNLVLYILIIIHWNACMFFAISKTIGFGSDTWVYPNISHPEYGRMARKYIYSLYWSTLTLTTIGETPAPVKDVEFLFVIADFLTGVLIFASIVGNVGAMISNMNASRAEFQAKIDSIKQYMQFRKVTKDLEARVIKWFDYLWTEKKTCDEKEVLKNLPDKLKAEIAINVHLDTLKKVRIFQDCEAGLLIELVLKLQPQVFSPGDYICKKGDIGREMYIIKEGKLAVVADDGVTQFVVLSDGAYFGEISILGIKGSKAGNRRTANIRSVGYSDLFALSKDDLMEALTEYPDAKKALEEKGKAMLMKDNMIDEAVANAGADPKDLEEKIIKLQDNLELMKTKFAQLMAEFTSNQTRMKQRVTEMENKVKSIQPQDLSEVVADKDKKVQ
- the cnga3a gene encoding cyclic nucleotide-gated channel cone photoreceptor subunit alpha isoform X1, whose protein sequence is MAKIGSEISLSSRQWVPPNKPVDELAVIENRDSRAHSLCEDNSERAMSSESHRDSVTGAGAMARLSYFFFMLWNWVSHRVHPETERHDSFLERFRGPELKDLSSRESTAQSMGRNDVNRKRNLASKWPLATYNMNNCNNTDDKKEDKKEEIKKDEKKDEEKKDEKKDGDKKEEEKKDEKKDEKKDEKKDEKKDEKKDDKKKEAPPKDVWIMDPATDLYYRWLTVIAGPVFYNLIMVVTRACFNELQDTYTKLWIFLDYTSDFIYYTDTFVRSRTGYLEQGLLVKDSKKLRDKYRTTSQFKYDMISMIPTDLLFLKFGFNNPEFRFNRLCKISRLFEFFERTETRTSFPNLFRISNLVLYILIIIHWNACMFFAISKTIGFGSDTWVYPNISHPEYGRMARKYIYSLYWSTLTLTTIGETPAPVKDVEFLFVIADFLTGVLIFASIVGNVGAMISNMNASRAEFQAKIDSIKQYMQFRKVTKDLEARVIKWFDYLWTEKKTCDEKEVLKNLPDKLKAEIAINVHLDTLKKVRIFQDCEAGLLIELVLKLQPQVFSPGDYICKKGDIGREMYIIKEGKLAVVADDGVTQFVVLSDGAYFGEISILGIKGSKAGNRRTANIRSVGYSDLFALSKDDLMEALTEYPDAKKALEEKGKAMLMKDNMIDEAVANAGADPKDLEEKIIKLQDNLELMKTKFAQLMAEFTSNQTRMKQRVTEMENKVKSIQPQDLSEVVADKDKKVQ
- the cnga3a gene encoding cyclic nucleotide-gated channel cone photoreceptor subunit alpha isoform X3, translating into MSSESHRDSVTGAGAMARLSYFFFMLWNWVSHRVHPETERHDSFLERFRGPELKDLSSRESTAQSMGRNDVNRKRNLASKWPLATYNMNNCNNTDDKKEDKKEEIKKDEKKDEEKKDEKKDGDKKEEEKKDEKKDEKKDEKKDEKKDEKKDDKKKEAPPKDVWIMDPATDLYYRWLTVIAGPVFYNLIMVVTRACFNELQDTYTKLWIFLDYTSDFIYYTDTFVRSRTGYLEQGLLVKDSKKLRDKYRTTSQFKYDMISMIPTDLLFLKFGFNNPEFRFNRLCKISRLFEFFERTETRTSFPNLFRISNLVLYILIIIHWNACMFFAISKTIGFGSDTWVYPNISHPEYGRMARKYIYSLYWSTLTLTTIGETPAPVKDVEFLFVIADFLTGVLIFASIVGNVGAMISNMNASRAEFQAKIDSIKQYMQFRKVTKDLEARVIKWFDYLWTEKKTCDEKEVLKNLPDKLKAEIAINVHLDTLKKVRIFQDCEAGLLIELVLKLQPQVFSPGDYICKKGDIGREMYIIKEGKLAVVADDGVTQFVVLSDGAYFGEISILGIKGSKAGNRRTANIRSVGYSDLFALSKDDLMEALTEYPDAKKALEEKGKAMLMKDNMIDEAVANAGADPKDLEEKIIKLQDNLELMKTKFAQLMAEFTSNQTRMKQRVTEMENKVKSIQPQDLSEVVADKDKKVQ
- the cnga3a gene encoding cyclic nucleotide-gated channel cone photoreceptor subunit alpha isoform X2 — its product is MAKIGSEISLSSRQWVPPNKPVDELAVIENRDSRAHSLCEDNSERAMSSESHRDSVTGAGAMARVHPETERHDSFLERFRGPELKDLSSRESTAQSMGRNDVNRKRNLASKWPLATYNMNNCNNTDDKKEDKKEEIKKDEKKDEEKKDEKKDGDKKEEEKKDEKKDEKKDEKKDEKKDEKKDDKKKEAPPKDVWIMDPATDLYYRWLTVIAGPVFYNLIMVVTRACFNELQDTYTKLWIFLDYTSDFIYYTDTFVRSRTGYLEQGLLVKDSKKLRDKYRTTSQFKYDMISMIPTDLLFLKFGFNNPEFRFNRLCKISRLFEFFERTETRTSFPNLFRISNLVLYILIIIHWNACMFFAISKTIGFGSDTWVYPNISHPEYGRMARKYIYSLYWSTLTLTTIGETPAPVKDVEFLFVIADFLTGVLIFASIVGNVGAMISNMNASRAEFQAKIDSIKQYMQFRKVTKDLEARVIKWFDYLWTEKKTCDEKEVLKNLPDKLKAEIAINVHLDTLKKVRIFQDCEAGLLIELVLKLQPQVFSPGDYICKKGDIGREMYIIKEGKLAVVADDGVTQFVVLSDGAYFGEISILGIKGSKAGNRRTANIRSVGYSDLFALSKDDLMEALTEYPDAKKALEEKGKAMLMKDNMIDEAVANAGADPKDLEEKIIKLQDNLELMKTKFAQLMAEFTSNQTRMKQRVTEMENKVKSIQPQDLSEVVADKDKKVQ
- the cnga3a gene encoding cyclic nucleotide-gated channel cone photoreceptor subunit alpha isoform X4 — protein: MSSESHRDSVTGAGAMARVHPETERHDSFLERFRGPELKDLSSRESTAQSMGRNDVNRKRNLASKWPLATYNMNNCNNTDDKKEDKKEEIKKDEKKDEEKKDEKKDGDKKEEEKKDEKKDEKKDEKKDEKKDEKKDDKKKEAPPKDVWIMDPATDLYYRWLTVIAGPVFYNLIMVVTRACFNELQDTYTKLWIFLDYTSDFIYYTDTFVRSRTGYLEQGLLVKDSKKLRDKYRTTSQFKYDMISMIPTDLLFLKFGFNNPEFRFNRLCKISRLFEFFERTETRTSFPNLFRISNLVLYILIIIHWNACMFFAISKTIGFGSDTWVYPNISHPEYGRMARKYIYSLYWSTLTLTTIGETPAPVKDVEFLFVIADFLTGVLIFASIVGNVGAMISNMNASRAEFQAKIDSIKQYMQFRKVTKDLEARVIKWFDYLWTEKKTCDEKEVLKNLPDKLKAEIAINVHLDTLKKVRIFQDCEAGLLIELVLKLQPQVFSPGDYICKKGDIGREMYIIKEGKLAVVADDGVTQFVVLSDGAYFGEISILGIKGSKAGNRRTANIRSVGYSDLFALSKDDLMEALTEYPDAKKALEEKGKAMLMKDNMIDEAVANAGADPKDLEEKIIKLQDNLELMKTKFAQLMAEFTSNQTRMKQRVTEMENKVKSIQPQDLSEVVADKDKKVQ
- the cnga3a gene encoding cyclic nucleotide-gated cation channel alpha-3 isoform X6, encoding MAKIGSEISLSSRQWVPPNKPVDELAVIENRDSRAHSLCEDNSERAMSSESHRDSVTGAGAMARVHPETERHDSFLERFRGPELKDLSSRESTAQSMGRNDVNRKRKKDVWIMDPATDLYYRWLTVIAGPVFYNLIMVVTRACFNELQDTYTKLWIFLDYTSDFIYYTDTFVRSRTGYLEQGLLVKDSKKLRDKYRTTSQFKYDMISMIPTDLLFLKFGFNNPEFRFNRLCKISRLFEFFERTETRTSFPNLFRISNLVLYILIIIHWNACMFFAISKTIGFGSDTWVYPNISHPEYGRMARKYIYSLYWSTLTLTTIGETPAPVKDVEFLFVIADFLTGVLIFASIVGNVGAMISNMNASRAEFQAKIDSIKQYMQFRKVTKDLEARVIKWFDYLWTEKKTCDEKEVLKNLPDKLKAEIAINVHLDTLKKVRIFQDCEAGLLIELVLKLQPQVFSPGDYICKKGDIGREMYIIKEGKLAVVADDGVTQFVVLSDGAYFGEISILGIKGSKAGNRRTANIRSVGYSDLFALSKDDLMEALTEYPDAKKALEEKGKAMLMKDNMIDEAVANAGADPKDLEEKIIKLQDNLELMKTKFAQLMAEFTSNQTRMKQRVTEMENKVKSIQPQDLSEVVADKDKKVQ